A section of the Pedobacter sp. HDW13 genome encodes:
- a CDS encoding M56 family metallopeptidase has product MEWLTYLLKVTACTVLFFGFYVVVLRKLTFFKINRFYLLATLLLSFVIPALQFEVKREIAVVETEIPANVPELKPISMAPAQLIQPVMLEYDQKKAEAKMDWSALMSYAYVGIASLLLLICLWRLLSLLRHTRGSIKNNEGLKLVPKTKGFTNCSFFNYVFIDADKLSDVDLAVLLKHEQVHARQYHSVDKIILMVFKSLLWFNPIVYLYDKALEQVHEYEADEITSADFGNQAYAGLLLKLAVSKSDIPLIHNFVKSPVKDRIKMLFHAKSKNMKKLFYVLSLPVLLGLVYGFTVSYVDVALTNKIENKQLQLDYSNGKWIKGVIVKTRKDLESVFFTLKATNGTYTISSGFVDVKIGIGDELSVFVVPNIIPPHPIGEPDRYKKFGNTYMPKAIKNMDGNIIFEYEDYNTWKKSARYANLLSEANRIKGKKINGIIEQVHYFGVAKIADGVLLKVGEKRYRVYIEPKIMRTLTLKPGENLGVLVNKVDVWQDSKYPVIIVARREMKATKVTTEIKEQKPLQLVSSDKLKDNARFLLPVKPKIISFSKMTGNAKQKVSIMENAEIDINNNKLNAKYVELDEINGTMVAKNASFINSKDNYRLKSNLITFNLKKGGFSFDSGNGVMKTFNDLDDLMSSISQKHYYDDVKVQYSAQDSAQMSRDKSVVSLFGNAKLMYNGVVLSGAKIVYNKHNNSVMVNKATMISSDNKVIKADSLFFNLRTEKAKLYGAGFNR; this is encoded by the coding sequence ATGGAATGGTTAACCTATCTGCTTAAAGTTACTGCCTGCACGGTATTATTCTTTGGGTTTTATGTGGTTGTTTTAAGAAAGCTTACTTTCTTTAAAATTAACCGTTTTTACCTGCTGGCTACTTTATTACTCAGTTTTGTTATTCCGGCTTTGCAATTTGAAGTTAAGCGCGAAATAGCCGTGGTAGAAACAGAAATACCGGCCAACGTGCCCGAATTAAAACCGATAAGTATGGCTCCTGCACAGCTTATCCAGCCGGTAATGTTAGAGTACGATCAAAAAAAAGCTGAGGCTAAAATGGATTGGTCGGCGCTGATGTCTTATGCTTATGTAGGCATAGCTTCGCTTTTATTGTTGATCTGTTTATGGCGATTACTTAGCTTATTGAGGCATACCAGAGGTTCAATCAAAAACAATGAAGGCTTAAAACTGGTACCCAAAACAAAGGGATTTACCAACTGCTCTTTTTTTAATTATGTTTTTATTGATGCTGATAAATTGAGTGATGTTGATTTAGCTGTTTTGCTTAAACATGAGCAGGTACACGCAAGGCAATACCATTCAGTGGATAAAATTATCCTAATGGTTTTTAAATCACTTTTATGGTTTAATCCCATTGTTTACCTGTATGATAAGGCTTTAGAGCAGGTACACGAATATGAAGCCGATGAAATTACCTCAGCCGATTTTGGAAACCAGGCCTATGCCGGCTTATTATTGAAACTGGCGGTAAGCAAAAGTGATATCCCACTGATCCACAATTTTGTTAAAAGCCCGGTTAAAGATCGGATTAAAATGTTGTTTCACGCTAAATCTAAGAATATGAAAAAGTTATTTTATGTGTTATCATTACCGGTATTACTGGGGCTGGTTTATGGCTTTACAGTTAGTTATGTTGATGTTGCACTTACCAACAAGATTGAAAACAAGCAATTGCAACTTGATTATTCTAATGGAAAATGGATAAAAGGTGTAATTGTGAAAACTCGTAAAGATCTAGAATCAGTATTCTTTACGCTAAAAGCTACGAATGGGACTTATACCATATCATCAGGGTTTGTTGATGTAAAAATTGGAATTGGCGATGAATTAAGTGTTTTTGTTGTGCCTAATATAATACCTCCACATCCAATTGGAGAACCAGATAGATACAAAAAATTCGGAAACACGTATATGCCAAAAGCAATAAAAAATATGGATGGCAATATAATATTCGAATATGAAGATTATAATACATGGAAAAAATCAGCTAGATATGCAAATCTTTTATCGGAAGCAAATCGTATCAAAGGCAAAAAAATAAACGGAATAATTGAGCAAGTCCATTATTTTGGTGTAGCCAAAATAGCAGATGGGGTGTTATTAAAAGTTGGTGAAAAGCGCTACCGGGTTTACATAGAACCCAAAATTATGCGAACTTTAACATTAAAGCCAGGCGAAAATTTGGGCGTACTTGTTAATAAAGTTGATGTTTGGCAGGATAGCAAATATCCGGTTATAATTGTAGCGCGAAGGGAAATGAAAGCAACTAAAGTTACAACAGAAATTAAAGAACAAAAGCCATTGCAGTTAGTAAGTTCTGATAAACTAAAAGATAATGCCAGATTTTTATTGCCTGTTAAGCCCAAAATTATTTCCTTTTCCAAAATGACAGGTAATGCGAAGCAGAAAGTTTCCATAATGGAGAATGCGGAAATTGATATTAACAATAACAAGTTAAATGCTAAATATGTTGAGCTGGATGAAATAAACGGTACAATGGTAGCAAAAAATGCTTCGTTTATAAATTCAAAGGATAATTATCGGTTGAAATCTAATCTCATTACTTTTAATCTAAAAAAAGGTGGCTTTAGTTTCGATAGTGGTAATGGAGTAATGAAGACTTTTAATGATCTTGATGATTTGATGAGTTCCATCTCTCAGAAACATTATTATGATGATGTTAAAGTACAATATAGTGCACAAGATTCAGCTCAGATGAGTCGCGATAAATCTGTTGTATCCCTATTCGGAAATGCTAAATTGATGTATAATGGAGTGGTTTTATCTGGCGCCAAAATTGTTTATAACAAGCATAACAATTCGGTAATGGTCAATAAAGCAACTATGATTTCAAGTGATAATAAGGTTATCAAAGCCGATAGTTTATTTTTCAATTTAAGAACGGAAAAGGCCAAATTATATGGTGCCGGTTTTAACCGATAG